In Miscanthus floridulus cultivar M001 chromosome 5, ASM1932011v1, whole genome shotgun sequence, one genomic interval encodes:
- the LOC136450412 gene encoding probable alpha,alpha-trehalose-phosphate synthase [UDP-forming] 7, producing the protein MFSRSYTNLVDLANGNLSALDYGGGGGGGEGGGRGGGGVGVGGGGRPPRARQMQRTMTTPGTLVELDDEDQAGSVASDVPSSFASDRLIVVANTLPVRGQRGPDGRGWSFSWDEDSLLFHLRDGLPEDMEVLYVGSLRADVPAVEQDEVAQALLDRFRCVPAFLPKDLCDRFYDGFCKQTLWPLFHYMLPFSPDHGGRFDRSQWEAYVLANKLFSQRVIEVLNPDDDYVWIHDYHLLALPSFLRRRFNRLRIGFFLHSPFPSSELYRSLPVRDEILKSLLNCDLIGFHTFDYARHFLSCCSRMLGIEYQSKRGYIGLDYFGRTVGIKIMPVGINMVQLQSLLQQPDLERQVAELQNQFNRKTVLLGVDDMDIFKGIDLKILAFEQMLKTHPKWQGRAVLVQIANPKGGSGKDLEGLQTEIEDSCRRINEQFGRTGYSPVVLVNRILSSVERMAYYTIAECVVVTAVRDGMNLTPYEYIVCRQGIPSLDGSADDRPRRKSMLVVSEFIGCSPSLSGAIRVNPWNIESTAEAMNESIALSDTEKQLRHEKHYRYVSSHDVAYWSKSYIHDFERSCRDHFRRRCWGIGLGFGFRVVALDRNFKKLTVDSIVADYKKSKSRIILLDYDGTLVPQTTMNKTPSETVVNMMNTLCADKKNVVFTVSGRGRDSLEKWFYPCSGLGIAAEHGYFMRWTRDEQWQIQHQTSDFGWMHMAEPIMKLYTEATDGSYIETKESALVWHHQDADPGFGSAQAKEMLDHLESVLANEPVSVKSGQHIVEVNPQAVSKGFVAEKILSTLMEKGRQADFVLCIGDDRSDEDMFEQIADSMRKSMVDPETSLYACTVGQKPSKAIYYLDDANEVLNMLEALADASEEAGSGSPEGTDGPSTLEGA; encoded by the exons ATGTTCTCGCGATCCTACACCAATCTGGTCGATCTCGCCAATGGCAACCTCTCCGCCCTCGActacggaggcggcggcggcgggggtgagGGCGGAGGCCGGGGCGGGGGTGGAGTTGGAGTCGGCGGCGGGGGCCGCCCGCCGCGGGCGAGGCAGATGCAGCGGACGATGACGACGCCCGGGACGCTCGTGGAGCTCGACGACGAGGACCAAGCGGGCAGCGTCGCCTCCGACGTGCCGTCGTCGTTCGCCAGCGACCGCCTCATCGTCGTCGCCAACACGCTCCCCGTGCGCGGCCAGCGCGGGCCCGACGGCCGCGGGTGGAGCTTCTCCTGGGATGAGGACTCGCTCCTCTTCCACCTCCGCGACGGCCTCCCCGAAGACATGGAGGTCCTCTACGTCGGCTCCCTCCGCGCCGACGTGCCGGCCGTCGAGCAGGACGAGGTCGCGCAGGCGCTCCTCGACAGGTTCCGCTGCGTCCCGGCCTTCCTCCCCAAGGACCTCTGCGACCGATTCTACGACGGCTTCTGTAAGCAGACGCTCTGGCCGCTCTTCCACTACATGCTCCCCTTCTCCCCAGACCACGGCGGACGCTTCGACCGCTCCCAGTGGGAGGCCTACGTCCTCGCCAACAAGCTCTTCTCCCAGCGCGTCATCGAGGTCCTCAACCCGGATGACGACTACGTCTGGATCCACGACTACCACCTCCTAGCCCTCCCGTCCTTCCTGCGCCGCCGATTCAACCGCCTCCGCATCGGTTTCTTCCTGCACAGCCCCTTCCCTTCGTCGGAGCTCTACCGTTCTCTCCCCGTCCGTGATGAGATCCTCAAGTCGCTGCTCAACTGCGATCTGATTGGGTTCCACACCTTCGATTACGCCCGGCATTTCCTGTCCTGCTGCAGCCGCATGCTCGGGATCGAGTACCAATCCAAGAGGGGGTATATTGGGCTGGATTATTTTGGACGCACGGTGGGGATAAAGATCATGCCTGTTGGGATTAACATGGTGCAGCTGCAGTCACTTCTCCAGCAGCCTGATCTGGAGCGGCAGGTCGCGGAGCTCCAGAACCAATTCAATCGGAAGACTGTCTTGCTCGGTGTGGATGATATGGACATTTTTAAGGGGATTGATCTGAAGATTCTTGCGTTTGAACAGATGCTGAAGACACATCCAAAATGGCAGGGCCGAGCAGTGTTGGTGCAGATTGCAAACCCAAAAGGCGGCAGCGGGAAAGACCTTGAGGGGCTACAGACTGAGATTGAAGACAGTTGCAGGAGGATCAATGAGCAGTTTGGACGGACTGGATATAGCCCTGTCGTGCTTGTCAATAGGATACTGTCAAGTGTTGAGAGGATGGCTTATTACACAATTGCAGAGTGTGTCGTTGTCACTGCAGTCAGGGATGGGATGAACCTTACACCATATGAATACATTGTGTGTAGGCAGGGAAttccaagtttggatggttcTGCAGATGATAGACCGAGGCGGAAAAGTATGCTAGTTGTGTCAGAATTCATTGGCTGCTCACCATCGTTGAGTGGAGCAATTCGGGTAAACCCGTGGAACATTGAGTCAACAGCAGAGGCGATGAATGAATCCATCGCTTTATCAGATACTGAGAAGCAACTGCGACATGAGAAGCACTATCGGTATGTCAGCTCACACGATGTTGCCTATTGGTCTAAGAGCTATATTCATGATTTTGAGAGAAGCTGTAGGGACCATTTTAGGAGGAGATGCTGGGGTATTGGACTAGGATTTGGATTTAGAGTGGTTGCTCTTGACCGCAATTTCAAAAAGCTTACTGTAGATTCTATTGTTGCGGATTACAAGAAGTCAAAGAGCAGGATTATACTACTGGACTACGATGGAACCCTAGTACCACAAACTACAATGAACAAGACTCCAAGTGAAACTGTTGTTAACATGATGAATACCCTGTGTGCGGATAAGAAGAATGTTGTTTTTACTGTAAGTGGAAGAGGAAGGGATAGCCTTGAAAAATGGTTTTACCCTTGCTCAGGGCTTGGCATTGCTGCTGAACATGGCTACTTTATGAG GTGGACCAGAGACGAACAGTGGCAAATACAACATCAGACATCAGATTTTGGATGGATGCATATGGCTGAGCCGATAATGAAACTGTACACAGAGGCAACTGATGGATCATATATTGAAACCAAAGAGAGTGCTTTGGTCTGGCATCACCAAGATGCTGACCCTGGTTTTGGCTCTGCACAAGCGAAAGAAATGCTAGATCATTTGGAAAGTGTCCTGGCCAATGAGCCAGTCTCTGTAAAGAGTGGCCAGCATATTGTAGAGGTTAATCCTCAG GCTGTCAGCAAAGGTTTTGTTGCCGAGAAGATACTTTCAACTCTCATGGAGAAGGGAAGGCAAGCAGATTTCGTTCTGTGCATTGGTGATGATAGATCGGATGAGGATATGTTTGAACAGATTGCTGATAGTATGAGGAAGAGCATGGTTGATCCCGAAACCTCGCTGTATGCCTGCACAGTCGGGCAGAAACCAAGCAAGGCCATTTACTATTTGGATGACGCTAATGAGGTCTTAAACATGCTCGAAGCACTTGCTGATGCATCGGAGGAGGCAGGTTCTGGTTCACCGGAAGGCACGGATGGACCATCTACACTGGAGGGAGCATGA